The following is a genomic window from Candidatus Thermoplasmatota archaeon.
ACCCACGCACGCCCACGCGCCGATGGCCGCCAGCAGCGGCAGGCCCCTTGCGTCCCCGATCGTGGAGAGGACCTCGGCCGAGCCGATGAGAAGCGCGGCCCACGCCAGGACCACGACCCCAAGGGCCGCCTGCAAGCCCTTCCACAGGAGGTCGCGACGCACGCGGCGCCGAGCGCGCGCACCGGGCTTCAACCCTTCGGGGCGTCGCGGCGCGAGGAAGCGCCGGCGGGCGGGTCGAACTCGCCCGCCTGCATGGCACGGCGGATGCGCCACACGGCGGCAAGCATCCGCGGCCCGTCCCGAAGGACCGAGAAGCCCGAGTCGCGTCCGTGCCGGTAGCCGATGGGGATCTCGCGCAGCCGGAGACCCGCGCGGCGGGCCCGAGCCAGCATCTCGAGGTCCATCTCGTAGCCGAGGAACCGTCGGGGACGCACGAGGTCGAAAACGTCGCGCGGAAATCCCTTGACGCCGCACTGCGTGTCGGCGATGGAGAGCCCGAGGAGGAGATTCACGACGACGTTGAACAGCTTGCTCGGAAGGCGCCGGGTGACCGGAATCCGCTCCACCTGGCTTCGCGGATGCCGCCGCGAGGGAAGGACGACCTGGGTCCCCCCGTCGAGCTCCTTCAGGATCCGGGCGAGCGTGGAGGTGTCGAGGGGAACGTCTGCGTCCAGCATGACGAGGTACCGTCCGCGCGCGCTTGCCGCCGCGGCGGACAAGGCCCCTCCCTTGCCCTTGCGCGCGGGCTCGGCAAAGCCGCGCACGCGGGGGTCGGAGGCGGCAAAGTCCGCGATCACCGCGGGCGTCTCGTCCGTCGAGCCGTCGCCCTGAAGGATCGCTTCCGCGGGGTGACCTTCCTTGGCCGCGCGGTCCAGAAGCTCGAGCAGCCGGTCGCGGTTGTTGAGCAGGTTGCGGCCCTCGTTGCGGCACAGCACCAGCAGCGAGACGGAAGGCTCCCGAACCGTCATGGCGTCCGCGTCCGCTCGTACTCGAGGGTGTCCAGCGCGGTCTGCGCAAGCGGGATGCGGGGCGCGTACCCCGCGTCTCGCGCAAGCTTGCCTGGATCGCCCACGATCACCGACTCGTCGGCCGCGCGCAGGAGCGACGGGTCCTTGCGCGCGGCGATGGGAACGCGGGCTTCCTTGCAGAGAAGGTCCAGCACGTCGCCCACGCGGGTCGCGCGGCCCGTGCACACGTTGTACGCCTCGCCCGGGCGGCCCTTCTCCATCGCCAGGAAGAGCGCCCGCGCCGCGTCGCGCACGTCCGAGAAGTCGCGCCGCGCGTCGAGGTTGCCCACGGCAAGCTCGCCCCCTCCCTCGCGCTCCAGGGCCGCGATCCTCCGGGCGAACTCCGAGAAGACCTGCCAGGCGCCGCCGGGGCCGTTGGCGTTGAACACGCGCGCGCGCACGGTCTCGATGCGGTCCGTGCGCCAGGCCGCGTAGGCCAGGAGGTCCGCGGCGACCTTCGAGACGCCGTACGCCCGCACGGGCGTCTGCGGCCGGTCCTCGCGAAGCGGCATCTCCGACGCCGGCGCCTCGCCGTACTGTGCGCTCGATCCCGCGACGAGGACGCGGGCGGCAACGCCCGTCCGGCGCACCGCGTCGAGCACGTGGACGGTTCCCACGACGTTCACCTGCATCATGCGCGATGGATCCTGCGCCCAAAGCCGGGGGCTCGATTGTCCCGCCAGGTGGTAGATGCGTTCGGGCGCGATGCGGCCGACGAGCGTCTCCACGGCGCCGGCGTCGAGGATCTCCAACGGATGGACCGCGACGCGCGGATCGGGGGAGGGCTTGCTCGACGCCGAGGTCGCGTGGACCTCGTAGCCCTCTTCGGCGAGGCGGCGGCACAGGTGGCTCCCGACGAAACCCGTGCCGCCCGTCACGAGCGCCCGCATGCGGGCGTCGAACGACGGGGGACTTATAAAGGGTTGGCGGGGTAGTCCGGTCTTGATGCGCGTCGTGCACGTCGCCGCCCGATTTCCGCCCGCCGAAGGGGGCGGCGAGCGCCACGTTGCGCGGCTCACAAGCGAGCTTGCGAAGCTTGGCAACGACGTGACGGTCGTCACGACGAAGATGCGGACCGAGGTCCCGCAGGTCCTCGACCCTCGCCTGCCCGACGAGGAATCGGTGGAGGGCGTGCGCGTCGTGCGCGTGCCCATCCGGTCCACGGGAATCCCCGCGTGGGGGTACGGCTTCGAGATCCCGAACCTGCGCGCCCTCGTCGATCGCTTCGTACCCGACGTCGTGCATCTCCATGGCTATGGATACAAATCGTGGGATGCGCTCGTCCGCGATCGCGCCGGCGCGCGATGGAAGGTTGCGCTCACGTCCCACGGGTTCGTGGAGGGTCGGGGGGCGTTTCGCCCGCTCAAAGGACTGTACAACCTCCTCAAAGGACCCGGCACCGTCGGAGCCCTCGACGCGGCCATTGCGCTCACCCCCACGGACGCCGCCACGTTCACCGAGCTTGGCGCTCGCCGCGTCGAGGTGATTCCAAACGGGGTCGAATACGAGCGCTTCGCGCACGCCAAACCGGACCAGGACCTTCTTGCGAAGCTCCGGGTCGACGTCGGACGTTACGTGCTCAACGTGAGTCGGATCGAGAAGGTGAAAGGTCAGGACCTGCTGCTCGAGGCTTTCGCGCGCGCGGCAAGCCCGGAGTCGGGCATCGACCTCGTGCTCGCCGGCGAGGGGACCGCCTCCGACGAGGTACGGGACCTGGCGCGCTCGCTGGGCGTGGACGACCGCGTGCGGTTCGCCGGGCGCCTCTTGGATCCCCAGGTCGCAAGCCTCGTCAAGACGGCGCGCGTCTTCGCGCACACGCCGCGCGAGGAGCCCTTTGGCATCGTGTACCTCGAGGCCATGGCGGCCGAGGTGCCCACGCTTGGCACAAACGTCGGGGGCGTGCCGTTTGCGACGGGCGGCGCGGCGCTTCTCGTGGCGCCCTCGCCACCTGCCATCGCGGAGGGGCTGCACGATCTCCTGACGGACGAGCCGCACCGGGCGCGCCTGATCGGCCGCGGCCGGCACCACGCCAAGGCGCAGACGTGGACCTCCAACGCCGCTCGCGTTCACGCGCTCTACAAGGAGCTGGTCGCGGCTGGTTGATCTCGACATCCAGATCCCGTTCTTCCATCCCTCCGTGGGCGGCGTCGAGCATCGCGTACTCGAGACGGCCCGACTGCTCACCGCGCGCGGGCATCGCGTCGTCGTCCACACCGCCGCGGCTCTTCCGGACCGGCGCCCGCTGCCCGAGGGAGACGAGCCGTTCGGCGGCTTCGAGATCGTGCGCTACCGGCCGGAAGTCTTCCGTGGCACGTTCCGGCTGTTCTACCGCCCTCGGCCGCGTTTCCGCGAGGTGCTGGAGACGCAAGGCTACCCGAGCCCGGTTTCCGACTGGCTGGCCCGTCGCCACCGATCCACGCACGCCCTGACCACGGGGCTCATGGGATCCACGCTCTACCCCGGCCGCCTCACCCATTACCTGGCCCGCATCGCCTACGATCACCTGCGTGGGCTCCCGACGCTCCGCCGGATGGACGCGATCCAGGTGATGACGGCCGACGAGACCCGATGGGCGCGCTCGCACGGCGTTCGCGTGCCCATCGAGGAGATCCCAAGCCCGGCCGACGACAGCGCCTTCGAAGAGTACGACGCGGCTTCCGCCATGCAGAAGCACGGCCTTGCGCGCTACGTTCTCTTCCTCGGGCGCCTGTTCGAGGAGAAGAACCCGCGCCACCTCGTGCAAGCCTTCGAGCGCGTCGCGGCCCGGTTCCCGGAGGTGAAGCTCGTCTTTGTGGGCCCCGACCAAGGCGAGCGGGAGCCCGTGCTCGCGCTCGCGAAGGCCCTGGGCCTGGCGGACCGCGTGGTGACGACGGGCGCCGTGTCGCGCGAGGAGAAGTTCGCCCTCCTCCGCGGGTGCGAGTTCCTCGCGCTTCCAACCGACTACGAAGCGCAGGG
Proteins encoded in this region:
- a CDS encoding glycosyltransferase family 2 protein; translation: MTVREPSVSLLVLCRNEGRNLLNNRDRLLELLDRAAKEGHPAEAILQGDGSTDETPAVIADFAASDPRVRGFAEPARKGKGGALSAAAASARGRYLVMLDADVPLDTSTLARILKELDGGTQVVLPSRRHPRSQVERIPVTRRLPSKLFNVVVNLLLGLSIADTQCGVKGFPRDVFDLVRPRRFLGYEMDLEMLARARRAGLRLREIPIGYRHGRDSGFSVLRDGPRMLAAVWRIRRAMQAGEFDPPAGASSRRDAPKG
- a CDS encoding GDP-mannose 4,6-dehydratase; the encoded protein is MRALVTGGTGFVGSHLCRRLAEEGYEVHATSASSKPSPDPRVAVHPLEILDAGAVETLVGRIAPERIYHLAGQSSPRLWAQDPSRMMQVNVVGTVHVLDAVRRTGVAARVLVAGSSAQYGEAPASEMPLREDRPQTPVRAYGVSKVAADLLAYAAWRTDRIETVRARVFNANGPGGAWQVFSEFARRIAALEREGGGELAVGNLDARRDFSDVRDAARALFLAMEKGRPGEAYNVCTGRATRVGDVLDLLCKEARVPIAARKDPSLLRAADESVIVGDPGKLARDAGYAPRIPLAQTALDTLEYERTRTP
- a CDS encoding glycosyltransferase family 4 protein, which produces MRVVHVAARFPPAEGGGERHVARLTSELAKLGNDVTVVTTKMRTEVPQVLDPRLPDEESVEGVRVVRVPIRSTGIPAWGYGFEIPNLRALVDRFVPDVVHLHGYGYKSWDALVRDRAGARWKVALTSHGFVEGRGAFRPLKGLYNLLKGPGTVGALDAAIALTPTDAATFTELGARRVEVIPNGVEYERFAHAKPDQDLLAKLRVDVGRYVLNVSRIEKVKGQDLLLEAFARAASPESGIDLVLAGEGTASDEVRDLARSLGVDDRVRFAGRLLDPQVASLVKTARVFAHTPREEPFGIVYLEAMAAEVPTLGTNVGGVPFATGGAALLVAPSPPAIAEGLHDLLTDEPHRARLIGRGRHHAKAQTWTSNAARVHALYKELVAAG
- a CDS encoding glycosyltransferase family 4 protein: MGGVEHRVLETARLLTARGHRVVVHTAAALPDRRPLPEGDEPFGGFEIVRYRPEVFRGTFRLFYRPRPRFREVLETQGYPSPVSDWLARRHRSTHALTTGLMGSTLYPGRLTHYLARIAYDHLRGLPTLRRMDAIQVMTADETRWARSHGVRVPIEEIPSPADDSAFEEYDAASAMQKHGLARYVLFLGRLFEEKNPRHLVQAFERVAARFPEVKLVFVGPDQGEREPVLALAKALGLADRVVTTGAVSREEKFALLRGCEFLALPTDYEAQGVVFLEAWAQGRPVVATRVGGVPYVVDEGVNGLLHERGDIGGITRAMETLLADPALCRRMGEAGRKKAQSQYRWSVTIPRLEALYERILAARPDAR